From Streptomyces sp. NBC_00370, a single genomic window includes:
- a CDS encoding aldo/keto reductase → MQVTSLGGLEVSRIGLGAMGMSAFYTGAGRADAESIRTIHRALDLGVTHLDTAEVYGPYVNEELVGRAIKGRRDEVVLATKFGLVSHTGRPGLDGTPASVRAAVDGSLRRLGTDHIDLYYQHRIDPSTPVEETMGALSALVAAGKVRHVGLSEASAATIRRAHAVHPVSAVQTEYSLWTRDPETEVLPTLRELGIGLVPYSPLGHGFLTGDIRSLDGLDATDWRRTNPRFTGDNLTCNLRIIDEVSEIAVDVDATPAQVALAWLLAQGEGIAPIPGTKRVDRLEENSAADGVRLTAGHLARLNDLAPASGARHAEPDMAVIDR, encoded by the coding sequence ATGCAGGTCACATCGCTGGGTGGGCTGGAGGTCTCGCGCATCGGACTCGGAGCCATGGGCATGTCGGCGTTCTACACGGGCGCCGGACGTGCGGACGCCGAGTCGATCCGTACGATCCACCGCGCTCTGGACCTCGGTGTCACGCACCTGGATACCGCGGAGGTGTACGGGCCCTACGTGAACGAGGAACTGGTGGGGCGCGCGATCAAGGGGCGCCGGGACGAGGTCGTACTCGCCACCAAGTTCGGCCTCGTCTCCCACACCGGCCGACCTGGTCTCGACGGCACGCCCGCCAGCGTCAGAGCCGCCGTGGACGGCTCGCTGCGGCGGCTCGGCACCGATCACATCGACCTCTACTACCAGCACCGGATCGACCCCAGCACCCCGGTCGAGGAGACCATGGGAGCGTTGAGCGCTCTGGTGGCGGCGGGCAAGGTGCGCCACGTCGGGCTGTCGGAGGCATCCGCGGCGACGATCCGCCGGGCCCACGCCGTTCACCCGGTGTCCGCCGTCCAGACCGAGTACTCGCTGTGGACCCGCGACCCTGAAACGGAAGTGCTGCCCACACTGCGGGAGCTCGGGATCGGACTCGTCCCCTACTCGCCGCTCGGACACGGCTTTCTCACCGGTGACATCCGCTCCCTCGACGGCCTGGACGCCACCGACTGGCGGCGCACCAATCCCCGTTTCACCGGCGACAACCTCACATGCAACCTGCGCATCATCGACGAGGTCAGCGAGATCGCCGTCGATGTCGACGCGACGCCCGCCCAGGTCGCTCTGGCGTGGCTGCTCGCACAGGGAGAAGGCATCGCGCCCATCCCCGGAACGAAACGTGTCGACCGGCTGGAGGAGAACAGCGCGGCCGACGGCGTCCGGCTCACCGCCGGCCACCTCGCCCGTCTGAACGACCTGGCCCCGGCGTCCGGTGCTCGTCACGCGGAGCCCGACATGGCCGTGATCGATCGCTGA
- a CDS encoding Gfo/Idh/MocA family protein — protein sequence MELDNVRSNVIRVGIIGADTKASWAGASHIPALAAQPEFSLEAVATRHEESARRAAETFGARRWFADPYALIGDPSIDLVTVAVKIPAHRELVLAALAANKAVYAESPLGATVAEAEEMAEAAGSLHTAIGLQGRLNPSVRRAAEIIAQGRLGRLLSARVTATTFGNGPESVSAYEYFDKAAAGAGFLTVAAGHVLDVVETVLGDITEIDARTELLWPEVTLADTGVTTVREVPDHLDAILKTSSGAPVGVQILAGVPVPDAQFRMEVRGSDGWLKLTGSHPAGVQVGDLVLSSSVDFTPPDSPVATGTGPTAAEIWAGASINVGEVYAGLARDIASGTHHTPGFRHAAHNSRLIARVGRAAQTGIRQ from the coding sequence ATGGAGCTGGACAACGTGCGGAGCAACGTGATCCGTGTCGGCATCATCGGAGCTGATACGAAGGCGAGTTGGGCGGGGGCATCCCACATTCCCGCACTCGCGGCGCAGCCGGAGTTCTCCTTGGAGGCCGTGGCCACCCGGCACGAAGAGAGCGCTCGTCGCGCGGCCGAGACCTTCGGGGCCAGGCGGTGGTTCGCGGATCCCTACGCGCTCATCGGCGACCCGTCGATCGACCTCGTCACCGTCGCGGTGAAGATCCCGGCCCACCGTGAGCTGGTCCTCGCCGCCCTGGCGGCGAACAAGGCGGTGTACGCGGAGTCCCCGCTGGGCGCGACCGTGGCGGAGGCGGAGGAGATGGCCGAAGCGGCCGGTTCGCTGCACACCGCGATCGGTCTGCAGGGCCGGCTCAACCCGTCGGTCCGCCGGGCGGCGGAGATCATCGCGCAGGGCCGGCTCGGGCGACTGCTCTCGGCGCGGGTCACCGCGACGACATTCGGCAACGGCCCGGAGTCGGTGAGCGCGTACGAGTACTTCGACAAGGCGGCGGCGGGTGCCGGGTTCCTGACGGTCGCGGCGGGACACGTCCTGGATGTGGTCGAAACGGTTCTGGGTGACATCACCGAAATCGACGCGCGTACGGAACTCCTCTGGCCGGAGGTCACGTTGGCCGACACCGGCGTGACGACCGTCCGGGAGGTCCCGGATCATCTCGACGCCATCCTCAAGACCTCGTCGGGCGCCCCGGTGGGCGTGCAGATCCTGGCCGGCGTGCCCGTACCGGATGCCCAATTCCGGATGGAGGTCCGTGGATCGGACGGCTGGCTGAAGTTGACGGGCAGTCACCCTGCGGGCGTTCAGGTCGGCGACCTCGTGTTGTCGTCAAGCGTGGACTTCACCCCGCCGGACAGCCCCGTCGCCACAGGTACGGGCCCAACTGCCGCCGAGATATGGGCAGGTGCGTCCATCAACGTGGGCGAGGTGTACGCCGGCCTTGCCCGCGACATCGCGAGCGGGACCCACCACACTCCAGGGTTCCGGCACGCGGCCCACAACAGTCGCTTGATCGCCCGGGTCGGCCGGGCCGCGCAGACCGGCATCCGTCAGTAA
- a CDS encoding ketopantoate reductase family protein gives MKLLVYGAGVTGTLFASRLHEAGLDVSLLARGERLAALRRHGVQLAEGDSPTVRRVPVPVVDHPAGEYDLIAVFVRTHQVDAVLESLAGLEAPVLFLLNWAAGPEPLGAAIGHERVLLGFPTDGGTMDGDVVRYRAANFTTRRVATPIGEPDGRTTPRLERIVRAFRTAGINAKAQPRMDAWLKTHAAFEVPLGQAVHTAGGPVALADDPNAVRAMLHVVRQNLTALPTPPVPRAFAALRTLPEGLLVPLLRRFLRSPTAVHSGLSDASPSTVAELDRLAEQMRAYATAGGR, from the coding sequence ATGAAACTGCTCGTGTACGGCGCCGGGGTCACCGGCACCTTGTTCGCCTCCCGCCTGCATGAGGCCGGGCTCGACGTCTCACTCCTCGCCCGGGGCGAGCGCCTGGCCGCCCTGCGCCGACACGGCGTACAGCTCGCCGAAGGAGACAGCCCGACCGTCAGACGGGTACCGGTACCGGTGGTCGACCATCCCGCCGGCGAGTACGACCTGATCGCCGTCTTCGTCCGCACCCACCAGGTGGACGCGGTGCTGGAGTCACTCGCCGGCCTCGAAGCCCCCGTACTGTTTCTGCTCAACTGGGCGGCAGGTCCAGAGCCGTTGGGCGCGGCGATCGGCCACGAGCGGGTGTTGCTCGGCTTCCCCACGGACGGCGGCACGATGGACGGCGACGTCGTCCGCTACCGCGCGGCCAACTTCACGACCCGCCGGGTCGCGACGCCGATCGGCGAACCCGACGGCCGGACGACCCCTCGACTGGAACGGATCGTACGGGCGTTCCGCACGGCCGGAATCAACGCCAAGGCTCAGCCCCGCATGGACGCTTGGCTCAAGACGCACGCCGCCTTCGAGGTGCCGCTCGGGCAGGCCGTGCACACGGCGGGCGGCCCGGTGGCGCTCGCCGACGACCCGAACGCGGTCCGCGCCATGCTCCATGTCGTACGGCAGAACCTGACCGCCCTGCCGACGCCGCCGGTCCCTCGCGCGTTCGCCGCGCTGCGGACTCTGCCGGAAGGCCTGCTCGTACCCCTGCTGCGCCGCTTCCTGCGCAGCCCGACGGCCGTACACAGCGGACTCAGCGACGCCTCGCCCTCGACGGTGGCCGAACTCGACCGGCTGGCCGAACAGATGCGGGCTTACGCGACGGCCGGCGGGCGCTAG
- a CDS encoding TetR/AcrR family transcriptional regulator, with the protein MATPDTRTKILDAAEHLFAERGFRGTSVRAITDLAGANLAAVAYHFGSKAELLAVVVRRVVEPINAAQSAGLDRLLASGQEPSVAELVEAFAGPLFDEMPGGDEGGARTSRLIVTILGDPAEEMRSWTGPAEDAVRDRYLAAFARALPELAPEELWFRMRGILAVTAVDRVDVYNRHPPVGVSPPPGDAARRWAITFLAAAMSAPRTGS; encoded by the coding sequence ATGGCGACACCCGACACCCGCACCAAGATCCTCGACGCGGCCGAGCACCTCTTCGCCGAGCGCGGTTTCCGCGGCACCTCGGTCCGCGCGATCACCGACCTCGCCGGGGCGAACCTGGCCGCCGTCGCGTACCACTTCGGCTCGAAGGCGGAGCTCCTGGCCGTGGTCGTCCGCCGGGTGGTCGAGCCCATCAACGCCGCGCAGAGCGCCGGACTCGACCGGCTGCTCGCCAGCGGGCAGGAGCCGTCGGTCGCCGAACTGGTGGAGGCGTTCGCCGGCCCGCTGTTCGACGAGATGCCCGGCGGCGACGAGGGCGGCGCCCGGACGTCACGGCTGATCGTGACGATCCTGGGTGACCCGGCCGAGGAGATGCGCAGCTGGACGGGCCCGGCCGAGGACGCGGTCCGCGACCGCTACCTGGCGGCCTTCGCGCGCGCACTGCCCGAACTGGCCCCGGAGGAGCTGTGGTTCCGGATGCGAGGGATCCTCGCCGTGACGGCCGTGGACCGCGTCGACGTATACAACCGGCACCCCCCGGTCGGCGTGTCCCCGCCGCCGGGCGACGCGGCCCGGCGCTGGGCGATCACGTTCCTGGCGGCGGCGATGAGCGCGCCACGGACGGGGAGTTGA
- a CDS encoding LamG domain-containing protein, which translates to MNSSAVHAQTSAVTDATHTLRQATAPGVPTDVGVIPEVAGGGSAGSCQPAGAPLAVTVDRPTVRARAEAEVSPGTNGSSGQLRVNYRVARKLDTGAWEDIWAADSPDSGYVPDGTLLDKQTTQLTDGTQYRYRARTQSHWSSNGDSGELYSVFSPWCYFTVDTSAPKAPTIQPEDPVNGSPYVECVPGRCTPKGGPGVAGSFVLTPNSADTDITKYEWTLNGPSGQVGTAHTVTARADHTAEISDVVPAAGGVHTLKVWAVDVRTRLGTPQTFDFQVSPPQGPVGRWHFDDAAPGSGETIAKDSSGEYPQHDPAHDLTLRGGSDFSPLARRGEEDNSLGLDSGDPAQQQAYADASVPVVNTADSFTVSAWVNLTDASSSRMIVTAPGEQAQAFALYYSSSSKSYAFHYTATDSATPVIVRSNASTVEPPLGVWTHLAGVFTAATDTNGNRTPQGDTIQLFVNGRPQGNPVNLRAAAASYIPWEANKGLQVGRSIVRGAPGQYFRGLIDEVAVWQSALPADKVVAEARAAEDSQPAVELVADWNAEGSSGTAIGEYSSYPRDGMALSGGASLDAESGTLVLDGSSGYASVAGPAVDETGSFTVSARAQINADVLNTKPDGYVAQIAGQQGSGGASWALTVQKAGPDIYLWKFLRTTSSGTTVTTADVTDRSEAADTSSPVTLTGVYDAQEEGGRMHLYVGSTLVEDGPDNAVSEPQQGTGVLTMGGTADSDRFAGQLGRLRIWAGAMTADQVRSHVIAGD; encoded by the coding sequence GTGAATTCCTCGGCTGTGCACGCACAGACCTCCGCTGTAACGGACGCGACGCACACGCTCAGGCAGGCGACGGCACCGGGTGTCCCGACCGATGTCGGTGTCATTCCGGAGGTGGCCGGGGGCGGCTCGGCCGGATCCTGCCAGCCGGCCGGCGCTCCGCTGGCGGTCACGGTGGACCGGCCTACCGTACGGGCAAGGGCGGAGGCGGAGGTCTCGCCGGGCACGAACGGCAGCAGTGGCCAGCTGAGGGTCAACTACCGCGTCGCGCGCAAGCTCGACACCGGTGCCTGGGAGGATATTTGGGCGGCCGACAGCCCTGACAGCGGTTATGTGCCGGACGGCACGCTGCTGGACAAGCAGACGACCCAACTCACGGACGGCACCCAGTACCGCTACCGTGCCCGCACGCAGTCGCATTGGTCTTCCAACGGCGACAGCGGCGAGCTGTACTCCGTCTTCTCGCCGTGGTGTTACTTCACCGTCGACACCTCCGCGCCCAAGGCTCCGACGATCCAGCCCGAGGACCCGGTCAACGGTTCGCCCTACGTGGAGTGTGTGCCTGGCCGGTGCACGCCCAAGGGCGGTCCCGGTGTCGCCGGCAGCTTCGTCCTCACACCGAACAGTGCCGACACGGACATCACCAAGTACGAGTGGACGCTGAACGGCCCCAGCGGTCAGGTAGGCACGGCGCACACCGTAACGGCGAGGGCCGATCACACGGCCGAGATCAGCGACGTCGTCCCGGCCGCGGGCGGAGTGCACACCTTGAAGGTGTGGGCCGTCGACGTCAGGACCCGGCTCGGTACGCCGCAGACTTTCGACTTCCAGGTGAGCCCGCCGCAAGGCCCCGTCGGCCGCTGGCACTTCGACGACGCCGCGCCCGGCTCGGGGGAGACCATCGCCAAGGACAGCTCCGGCGAGTATCCGCAGCACGACCCGGCGCATGACTTGACGCTGCGCGGCGGCTCCGACTTCTCCCCGCTGGCCCGAAGGGGCGAGGAGGACAACTCGCTGGGGCTGGACAGCGGCGATCCCGCGCAGCAGCAGGCGTACGCCGACGCGTCGGTGCCGGTGGTGAACACCGCCGACTCGTTCACCGTCTCGGCCTGGGTGAACCTCACGGACGCCTCGTCCAGCCGGATGATCGTCACGGCACCTGGCGAGCAGGCTCAGGCGTTCGCCCTGTACTACTCGTCGTCGTCCAAGTCGTACGCGTTCCACTACACGGCCACGGACTCGGCCACCCCCGTCATCGTCAGGTCGAACGCGTCCACGGTCGAACCGCCGTTGGGGGTCTGGACGCATCTTGCCGGTGTCTTCACCGCTGCCACCGACACGAACGGCAACCGGACGCCGCAGGGCGACACCATCCAGTTGTTCGTCAACGGCCGCCCCCAGGGCAACCCGGTCAACCTGCGCGCCGCAGCAGCCAGTTACATCCCTTGGGAGGCGAACAAGGGCTTGCAGGTCGGCCGTTCGATCGTCCGGGGCGCGCCGGGGCAGTACTTCCGCGGTCTCATCGACGAGGTCGCGGTCTGGCAGAGCGCGCTGCCTGCGGACAAGGTCGTCGCGGAGGCACGGGCAGCGGAAGACAGTCAGCCGGCCGTCGAACTGGTCGCCGACTGGAACGCGGAGGGCTCGTCAGGGACGGCGATCGGTGAGTATTCGTCCTATCCGAGAGATGGCATGGCACTGTCCGGCGGGGCAAGTCTGGATGCGGAATCCGGCACTTTGGTACTGGACGGCAGTTCGGGTTATGCGTCGGTGGCCGGACCTGCGGTCGACGAGACGGGATCTTTCACGGTCTCTGCCCGGGCTCAGATCAATGCGGACGTACTCAATACAAAGCCCGACGGCTATGTGGCGCAGATCGCGGGCCAGCAGGGAAGCGGGGGCGCCTCGTGGGCCCTTACGGTGCAGAAGGCGGGGCCAGACATCTATCTGTGGAAATTCCTGCGCACCACGTCCTCCGGAACCACCGTGACAACGGCTGATGTGACGGACAGGTCCGAGGCGGCCGACACGAGCTCCCCGGTAACGCTGACGGGTGTGTACGACGCGCAGGAGGAGGGCGGCCGTATGCACCTGTACGTGGGCAGCACCCTGGTGGAAGACGGCCCCGACAACGCCGTCAGCGAGCCCCAGCAAGGCACCGGCGTTCTAACCATGGGCGGTACTGCCGACAGCGACCGTTTCGCGGGGCAGCTCGGCCGTCTGCGGATCTGGGCCGGAGCGATGACTGCCGACCAGGTCCGTTCGCACGTCATCGCCGGCGACTGA
- a CDS encoding YciI family protein: MAKYMLIMRGTDETMATMMETPFEQMLETVGRFNDELIKAGVLVAAEGLDDPGQGVVVDFAGEKPVVTDGPYGETKELFGGFYLIDVASKEEAVEWAKRLPSIPGSKVEVRRVPGIDEFPQDNEWIIKERAWRERTGQL; the protein is encoded by the coding sequence GTGGCGAAGTACATGCTGATCATGCGGGGCACGGACGAGACCATGGCCACGATGATGGAGACGCCCTTCGAGCAGATGCTGGAGACGGTGGGGCGGTTCAACGACGAGCTGATCAAGGCCGGTGTGCTCGTCGCCGCCGAGGGGCTCGACGATCCCGGTCAGGGCGTGGTGGTCGACTTCGCGGGCGAGAAGCCCGTGGTCACCGACGGGCCGTACGGCGAGACCAAGGAGCTGTTCGGCGGCTTCTACCTGATCGATGTGGCCTCCAAGGAGGAGGCGGTCGAGTGGGCCAAGCGGCTGCCGTCGATCCCGGGGAGCAAGGTCGAGGTGCGCCGGGTGCCGGGCATCGACGAGTTCCCGCAGGACAACGAGTGGATCATCAAGGAGCGGGCCTGGCGCGAGCGCACCGGTCAGCTCTGA
- a CDS encoding RNA polymerase sigma factor, producing the protein MSQGTDGPPITESVRRVVEAVWRIESARIVGALARYTRDFELAEDIAQEAVAEALLVWSRDGLPADPVGWLLATARRRAIDGFRRRSALDERYAVLAGTLGEGEASSGAAVPQGRSDELPWDPDRIDDDVLALMFVACHPVLSPEARVALTLRAVGGLTSEEIARAFLAPVPTVQARITRAKKTIAAARVPFELPPAEERRERLVGVLGVLYVIFTEGSTATAGESLLRTDLAHEAIRLARVLAALLPDEPEVHGLLALFELTSARFPARTGPDGEPVLLEDQDRKLWDRSAIRRGLAAIGRASTLGRGLGPYGLQAAIAACHASAPSVSETDWERIVLLYEALGRVAPSPVVELNRAVAVAMAHGPGQALAMVDELVATDRLSGSHLLPSVRGELLIRLGRTTEARTELELAARLCRNARERSVLLRKAAALS; encoded by the coding sequence ATGTCGCAGGGCACCGACGGCCCGCCGATCACCGAGTCGGTACGGCGGGTCGTCGAGGCCGTCTGGCGGATCGAATCCGCCAGGATCGTCGGCGCGCTCGCCCGCTACACCCGGGACTTCGAGCTCGCCGAGGACATCGCCCAGGAGGCGGTCGCCGAGGCGCTGCTCGTCTGGTCGCGCGACGGGCTCCCCGCCGACCCGGTGGGGTGGCTGCTCGCGACCGCGCGGCGGCGCGCCATCGACGGTTTCCGCCGCCGGTCGGCCCTCGACGAGCGTTACGCCGTGCTCGCCGGCACGCTCGGCGAGGGTGAGGCGAGTTCCGGCGCGGCGGTTCCGCAGGGCCGGTCGGACGAGCTGCCCTGGGACCCCGACCGCATCGACGACGACGTCCTCGCGCTGATGTTCGTGGCCTGCCATCCCGTGCTCTCGCCCGAGGCCCGGGTGGCGCTGACGCTGCGCGCGGTCGGCGGTCTGACGAGCGAGGAGATCGCCCGCGCCTTCCTGGCGCCCGTACCGACGGTCCAGGCGCGGATCACCCGGGCCAAGAAGACGATCGCGGCGGCGCGGGTCCCGTTCGAGCTGCCGCCCGCCGAGGAGCGGCGGGAGCGGCTGGTCGGTGTCCTCGGCGTGCTGTACGTGATCTTCACGGAGGGCTCCACGGCGACGGCCGGCGAGTCCCTGCTGCGTACGGACCTGGCCCACGAGGCGATCCGGCTGGCCCGCGTACTCGCCGCGCTGCTGCCCGACGAGCCCGAGGTGCACGGTCTCCTCGCCCTGTTCGAGCTGACATCCGCGCGCTTTCCCGCGCGCACCGGCCCCGACGGCGAGCCGGTGCTCCTGGAGGACCAGGACCGGAAACTCTGGGACCGGTCCGCGATCCGTCGTGGACTCGCCGCGATCGGCCGCGCCTCCACACTGGGGCGCGGCCTGGGGCCGTACGGGCTGCAGGCGGCGATCGCCGCCTGCCACGCGTCGGCGCCGTCGGTGTCGGAGACCGACTGGGAGCGCATCGTGCTGCTGTACGAAGCGCTGGGCCGGGTCGCGCCTTCCCCCGTCGTCGAGCTGAACCGGGCCGTCGCCGTCGCCATGGCCCACGGACCGGGGCAGGCCCTGGCGATGGTGGACGAACTGGTCGCCACCGACCGGCTGTCGGGATCCCATCTGCTGCCGAGCGTGCGCGGGGAACTGCTGATCCGCCTCGGCCGGACCACCGAGGCACGCACCGAGCTGGAACTCGCCGCCCGGTTGTGCCGCAACGCCCGCGAACGCTCGGTGCTGTTGCGTAAGGCCGCCGCACTGTCGTGA
- a CDS encoding TetR/AcrR family transcriptional regulator, which yields MTEPTGRRERKKAATRQKIADAALRLFLERGYDAVGIREVAAEADVAVTTLFSHFAGKEALVFEQDADFEQRLTRAVTDRAPDEPLIPALRGEILALVSHCTADSRVPIWHMIDGSPALRKYEESMRARHAETLAAAIAADPELSRTTTASRTIARFVLDAFSLAREAADPQAAVDEIFGMIEAAWEATRTAQRA from the coding sequence ATGACCGAGCCGACCGGACGCCGTGAGCGCAAGAAGGCAGCCACCCGTCAGAAGATCGCCGACGCCGCCCTGCGGCTCTTCCTGGAACGCGGGTACGACGCGGTGGGCATCCGTGAAGTGGCAGCCGAGGCCGACGTGGCCGTGACCACGCTCTTCTCCCACTTCGCCGGCAAGGAAGCCCTGGTATTCGAGCAGGACGCGGACTTCGAGCAGCGCCTGACGCGAGCGGTCACCGACCGGGCCCCGGACGAGCCGCTCATCCCCGCGCTGCGCGGCGAGATCCTGGCCCTGGTGTCCCACTGCACGGCGGACAGCCGCGTCCCGATCTGGCACATGATCGACGGATCACCCGCCCTGCGGAAGTACGAGGAGTCGATGCGGGCGCGCCACGCGGAAACACTGGCAGCGGCCATCGCCGCCGATCCGGAGCTGTCCCGGACCACAACGGCGAGCCGGACCATCGCGCGGTTCGTCCTCGACGCCTTTTCGCTGGCCCGCGAGGCGGCCGATCCCCAGGCCGCGGTGGACGAGATCTTCGGCATGATCGAGGCGGCCTGGGAGGCCACTCGCACCGCTCAACGCGCGTGA
- a CDS encoding NADP-dependent oxidoreductase: MKKVSFAEFGGPDVLQLTTAEEPHAGPGQIRVAVRAAGVNPADWRVREGQVLKAHPVVLPAGVGLDAAGVVDEIGEGVAGVAVGDRVFGEGADTYAEFAVLTAWAVMPEGLSFEEAAGYPSVVETALRVIREVGVRPGQTLLVSGASGGVGSAVLQIARERGIAVIGTAGAPNQDYLRSLGALATTYGDGWVERVRRLGRVDAALDLAGSGVIRELVELTGDPQKVISIADLTAPELGVRFSGVAGSVPQALAEAAALIARGKLHIPVEKAYTLAEAAAAHTDSQAGHTRGRRVMVV; the protein is encoded by the coding sequence ATGAAGAAAGTGAGCTTCGCCGAGTTCGGCGGTCCGGACGTTCTGCAACTGACAACCGCCGAGGAGCCCCACGCGGGCCCCGGCCAGATACGCGTCGCCGTGCGGGCGGCAGGTGTGAACCCCGCCGACTGGCGGGTCCGTGAGGGCCAGGTCCTGAAGGCCCATCCGGTCGTATTGCCCGCCGGAGTCGGCCTGGACGCCGCCGGGGTGGTGGACGAGATCGGTGAGGGCGTCGCAGGGGTCGCGGTCGGCGACCGCGTGTTCGGCGAAGGCGCCGACACCTACGCCGAGTTCGCCGTGCTGACGGCCTGGGCCGTTATGCCCGAGGGGCTGAGCTTCGAGGAGGCGGCCGGATATCCCTCCGTCGTGGAGACGGCGTTGCGTGTCATCCGCGAGGTCGGTGTGCGGCCCGGGCAGACGCTGCTGGTCAGCGGTGCGTCCGGGGGAGTCGGCTCGGCGGTGCTGCAGATCGCCCGTGAGCGTGGCATCGCGGTGATCGGCACGGCCGGCGCCCCCAACCAGGACTATCTGCGGAGCCTGGGCGCCCTCGCCACGACGTACGGCGACGGCTGGGTCGAGCGGGTACGGCGCCTCGGCCGTGTCGATGCCGCGCTCGATCTCGCCGGTTCGGGAGTGATCCGTGAACTCGTCGAGCTGACCGGGGACCCGCAGAAGGTGATCTCCATCGCCGACCTCACAGCGCCGGAACTCGGCGTCCGGTTCTCCGGCGTGGCCGGGAGTGTGCCGCAAGCGCTCGCCGAGGCGGCCGCCCTCATCGCGCGGGGCAAGCTGCACATCCCGGTCGAGAAGGCGTACACACTGGCCGAGGCGGCGGCGGCGCACACCGACAGCCAGGCAGGCCACACGCGGGGGCGCCGGGTCATGGTCGTCTGA
- a CDS encoding cupin domain-containing protein: MSYFPSLSTNPDHPDRQYVLGQELRVSILTSAEETDGRHDVTDSFMPAAAATPLHAHTKYEERLWVSSGSLTVWAGDNKVTLGSGDFYTIPLRVPHAIAAGPEGARALNISSPAGFAEIIARAGTPLHLATDATTLDVELFSAVAEELGDLVLGPPGATPADLPPDHPARA; the protein is encoded by the coding sequence GTGAGCTACTTCCCCTCCCTGTCCACCAACCCCGACCATCCCGACCGCCAGTACGTGCTCGGTCAGGAACTGCGGGTTTCCATTCTCACCTCGGCGGAGGAGACCGACGGCCGTCACGACGTGACGGACTCGTTCATGCCGGCCGCCGCGGCCACCCCGCTGCACGCCCACACGAAGTACGAGGAGCGCCTCTGGGTCTCCTCAGGCTCGCTGACCGTATGGGCGGGCGACAACAAGGTCACCCTGGGCTCGGGGGACTTCTACACGATCCCCCTGCGCGTCCCGCACGCGATAGCGGCGGGTCCTGAGGGTGCCCGCGCCCTCAACATCTCGTCACCGGCCGGCTTCGCCGAGATCATCGCCCGGGCCGGCACCCCGCTCCACCTGGCCACTGACGCCACCACACTGGACGTCGAGCTGTTCAGCGCGGTGGCCGAGGAGCTGGGCGACCTCGTCCTCGGCCCCCCAGGAGCCACCCCGGCCGACCTCCCGCCGGACCACCCGGCACGCGCCTGA
- a CDS encoding TetR/AcrR family transcriptional regulator, protein MGKKGAARPGTAQQAAREVARQAAQEAARQAAREGAPTGGPGGDFAPSPQRRAYHAPRRTKAAAQTREAILDAATRLFLDHGYASVTVAQIAREAGAAVPTVYASTGGKGAILTILIVDGLQSSASAEALAAVRATGVPREALAAAAHGTRLDNERHHRLVRVMVSAAHADEHAAAALVRANHAYREGLAAVTRRLVELDALRPGLTSARATDILWFYLGHHSWHELAVGQGWSWDVTEEWLAQQVTTALLADAGSGLDPGSARSG, encoded by the coding sequence GTGGGGAAGAAGGGTGCCGCGCGCCCGGGAACAGCCCAGCAAGCGGCTCGGGAAGTCGCGCGGCAAGCCGCTCAGGAAGCTGCCCGGCAAGCCGCTCGGGAAGGAGCTCCGACGGGTGGTCCGGGCGGCGACTTCGCCCCGTCCCCGCAACGACGCGCCTACCACGCGCCCCGCCGTACGAAGGCGGCCGCGCAGACCCGGGAGGCGATCCTCGACGCGGCGACGCGGCTCTTCCTCGACCACGGGTACGCGAGTGTGACCGTCGCGCAGATCGCCCGGGAGGCGGGTGCCGCCGTTCCCACGGTGTACGCCAGTACCGGTGGCAAGGGCGCCATCCTGACGATTCTCATCGTGGACGGCCTGCAGAGCTCCGCATCGGCCGAGGCGCTGGCTGCCGTGCGCGCGACCGGCGTACCGCGCGAAGCGCTCGCCGCCGCCGCCCACGGCACTCGGCTCGACAACGAGCGGCACCACCGTCTCGTCCGGGTCATGGTCAGCGCGGCGCACGCGGACGAGCACGCCGCCGCCGCTCTCGTCCGCGCGAATCACGCGTACCGGGAGGGCCTGGCCGCCGTGACGCGCCGGCTCGTCGAACTGGACGCGCTACGGCCCGGTCTGACGTCCGCGCGTGCCACGGACATTCTGTGGTTCTACCTCGGTCACCACTCCTGGCACGAACTCGCCGTCGGGCAAGGGTGGTCCTGGGACGTCACGGAGGAGTGGCTTGCCCAGCAGGTCACGACGGCGCTGCTCGCCGACGCGGGGTCCGGTCTCGATCCCGGCTCCGCGCGCAGCGGTTGA